A region from the Haloarcula limicola genome encodes:
- the psmB gene encoding archaeal proteasome endopeptidase complex subunit beta, protein MYDPENRLTDAYEPEVGTLPNDDEGRDEENVTKTGTTTVGISTDDGVIIATDRRASLGGRFVSNKNVQKVEQIHPTAALTLVGSVGGAQSFIRSLRSEANLYEVRRNEPLSIHALATLAGNFARGGPFFAINPILGGVDAEGSHVYSIDPAGGVLQDDYTVTGSGTMVATGTIEGEYDPEMSLEDARELAIRAVEAAAERDTGSGNGVVIAEITGDGVGIDRFDDYDSAA, encoded by the coding sequence ATGTACGACCCCGAGAACCGCCTGACCGACGCCTACGAACCCGAAGTCGGGACCCTCCCGAACGACGACGAGGGCCGCGACGAGGAGAACGTCACCAAGACGGGGACCACCACCGTCGGCATCAGCACCGACGACGGCGTCATCATCGCCACGGACCGGCGCGCCTCGCTCGGCGGCCGGTTCGTCTCGAACAAGAACGTCCAGAAGGTCGAGCAGATCCACCCGACGGCCGCGCTCACGCTGGTCGGCAGCGTCGGCGGCGCGCAGTCGTTCATCCGCTCGCTGCGCTCGGAGGCGAACCTCTACGAGGTCCGCCGGAACGAGCCGCTCTCGATCCACGCGCTGGCGACGCTCGCGGGTAACTTCGCCCGCGGCGGCCCGTTCTTCGCCATCAACCCCATCCTCGGCGGGGTCGACGCGGAGGGCAGCCACGTCTACAGCATCGACCCGGCCGGCGGCGTCCTGCAGGACGACTACACCGTCACCGGCTCGGGGACGATGGTCGCCACGGGGACCATCGAGGGCGAGTACGACCCCGAGATGAGCCTCGAAGACGCCCGCGAACTGGCCATCCGCGCCGTCGAGGCCGCCGCCGAGCGCGACACCGGCTCCGGCAACGGCGTCGTCATCGCCGAGATCACCGGCGACGGCGTCGGCATCGACCGCTTCGACGACTACGACTCGGCGGCCTGA
- the psmA gene encoding archaeal proteasome endopeptidase complex subunit alpha has translation MQGNDQQAYDRGITIFSPDGRLYQVEYAREAVKRGTASVGVRTADGVVLAADRHARSPLIERDSIEKIHEIDDHVGVASAGHVADARQLIDVARRQAQVNRLRYDEPASVESLTKEVTDYIQQYTQTGGARPFGVALLVGGIKDGEPRLFETDPSGTPYEWQAVAIGGSREEIQNFLEDEYTEEMDLEGGVELALRALESVNDDGLDASGVDIATIDVESKQFGKLDEDEVSARLDEFELGGEN, from the coding sequence ATGCAAGGAAACGATCAGCAGGCGTACGACCGCGGGATCACCATCTTCTCGCCGGACGGTCGCCTGTACCAAGTGGAGTACGCTCGTGAGGCAGTCAAGCGCGGCACGGCAAGCGTCGGCGTCCGCACCGCGGACGGCGTCGTGCTGGCGGCCGACCGCCACGCCCGCTCGCCGCTCATCGAGCGCGACAGCATCGAGAAGATTCACGAGATCGACGACCACGTCGGCGTCGCGAGCGCCGGCCACGTCGCCGACGCCCGCCAGCTCATCGACGTGGCCCGCCGGCAGGCGCAGGTCAACCGGCTGCGCTACGACGAACCCGCGAGCGTCGAGTCGCTGACGAAGGAAGTCACCGACTACATCCAGCAGTACACCCAGACGGGCGGCGCGCGGCCGTTCGGGGTCGCCCTGCTGGTCGGCGGCATCAAGGACGGCGAGCCCCGCCTGTTCGAGACGGACCCCTCGGGGACGCCCTACGAGTGGCAGGCCGTCGCCATCGGCGGGTCCCGAGAGGAGATCCAGAACTTCCTCGAGGACGAGTACACCGAGGAGATGGACCTAGAGGGCGGCGTCGAACTGGCGCTCCGCGCCCTCGAATCGGTCAACGACGACGGGCTGGACGCCTCGGGCGTGGACATCGCCACCATCGACGTCGAGAGCAAGCAGTTCGGCAAGCTCGACGAGGACGAGGTCTCGGCGCGCCTCGACGAGTTCGAACTCGGAGGTGAGAACTGA
- the pth2 gene encoding peptidyl-tRNA hydrolase Pth2 encodes MKQAIVARADIGMSEGKLAAQVAHASLSAYEDAGRKARKAWKGEGQKKVVLEATGESELFELADAAEREGLPHAIIRDAGHTQLEPGTVTALAVGPADDDLVDRVTGDCSLY; translated from the coding sequence ATGAAGCAGGCCATCGTCGCGCGGGCGGACATCGGGATGAGCGAGGGGAAACTCGCCGCTCAGGTCGCCCACGCGTCGCTGTCGGCGTACGAGGACGCCGGCCGGAAGGCCCGCAAAGCCTGGAAGGGCGAGGGTCAGAAGAAAGTCGTCCTCGAGGCGACCGGCGAGTCCGAGCTGTTCGAACTCGCCGACGCCGCGGAGCGCGAGGGCCTGCCGCATGCCATCATCAGGGACGCCGGCCACACGCAGCTGGAACCGGGGACGGTCACTGCACTGGCGGTCGGCCCCGCCGACGACGACCTGGTGGACCGCGTCACCGGCGACTGTTCGCTGTACTGA
- a CDS encoding YIP1 family protein, whose amino-acid sequence MPSTVRTFLARPGAFFESRVDRLNGFRGGALALLFSVVATVILGGVLRRFTAMFTGTTTVDNPSYPGDMICEDGAFAEMNMTVTTSGCDLPKRKSVEISSLLWDEVAGVVPWLVVGFVVVWFVLAVALHVGAWLGGGTGRFGQTLEVAAWGFLPTLVTSVVGGAALLFFASRTDLSASSPEALLPAIRSLQSGVSGLTLLLIQLLGATWQAYVWAAGLRVVHEVSRRAAVAVAVLVALVPVLLS is encoded by the coding sequence ATGCCCTCCACAGTTCGAACTTTCCTGGCCCGCCCGGGCGCGTTCTTCGAGTCGCGCGTCGACCGCTTGAACGGCTTCCGAGGGGGCGCGCTCGCCCTCCTGTTCAGCGTCGTCGCGACGGTGATCCTCGGCGGCGTTCTCAGGCGTTTCACCGCGATGTTCACCGGGACGACGACCGTCGACAACCCGTCGTATCCGGGCGACATGATCTGCGAGGACGGCGCGTTCGCGGAGATGAACATGACGGTGACGACGAGCGGCTGTGACCTGCCGAAGCGAAAGTCGGTCGAGATCAGCTCGCTCCTCTGGGACGAGGTGGCCGGCGTCGTCCCGTGGCTCGTCGTCGGCTTCGTCGTCGTCTGGTTCGTCTTGGCCGTTGCACTCCACGTCGGCGCGTGGCTCGGCGGCGGCACCGGCCGGTTCGGGCAGACGCTCGAAGTGGCGGCGTGGGGCTTCCTGCCGACGCTCGTCACGTCGGTGGTCGGCGGCGCGGCGCTGCTGTTCTTCGCCAGTCGCACGGATCTCTCGGCGAGTTCGCCCGAGGCGCTCCTCCCGGCCATCCGATCGCTGCAGTCCGGCGTCTCCGGGCTCACGCTCCTCCTGATTCAACTGCTCGGAGCGACGTGGCAGGCGTACGTCTGGGCCGCCGGCCTCCGGGTCGTCCACGAAGTCAGCCGGCGAGCGGCCGTCGCCGTCGCCGTGCTGGTCGCGTTGGTTCCCGTGTTGCTGTCGTAA
- the dcd gene encoding dCTP deaminase, whose translation MILSDADIERRLREGDLVVEPLDDPDIQIQPASVDLRLGREFLEFQHANIPCIHPNAEAEVADYVEETEIDEDGEYILHPGDFVLGTTHERVEIPDDLIAHVEGRSSLGRLAIVVHATAGLCDPGYEGQITLELSNLGTAPVALTPGMRISQLTFTELKNPAERPYGSERGSKYQGQRGPQASKIQGDREFGGDQ comes from the coding sequence ATGATACTCTCGGACGCCGACATCGAGCGCCGCCTCCGCGAGGGCGACCTCGTGGTCGAACCGCTCGACGACCCCGACATCCAGATCCAACCGGCCAGCGTCGACCTCCGACTGGGCCGAGAGTTCCTGGAGTTCCAGCACGCCAACATCCCCTGTATCCACCCCAACGCCGAGGCCGAGGTCGCCGACTACGTCGAGGAGACCGAGATCGACGAGGACGGCGAGTACATCCTCCATCCCGGCGACTTCGTGCTGGGGACGACCCACGAGCGCGTCGAGATCCCCGACGACCTCATCGCCCACGTCGAGGGCCGGTCGTCGCTCGGCCGTCTTGCGATTGTGGTGCATGCAACTGCCGGACTCTGCGACCCCGGATACGAGGGTCAGATAACCCTCGAACTCTCCAACCTCGGCACTGCCCCCGTCGCGCTCACGCCCGGCATGCGAATCTCCCAGCTCACCTTTACCGAACTGAAGAACCCCGCCGAGCGCCCCTACGGCTCCGAGCGCGGGTCGAAGTATCAGGGCCAGCGGGGGCCGCAAGCGTCGAAGATACAGGGGGACCGCGAGTTCGGAGGCGACCAATGA